The following coding sequences lie in one Mycoplasma tauri genomic window:
- a CDS encoding putative quinol monooxygenase: protein MIYIIYTEIVLKNEHKDDFIYFMKKWVDMIKKQPLNLSFDLCWKNEKTIIVVQRWSNQNAYNNFIKSEFGKKISSELESFVEYTSRVEKLNTTL, encoded by the coding sequence ATGATATACATTATTTATACTGAAATTGTTTTAAAAAATGAACACAAAGATGATTTTATTTATTTTATGAAAAAATGGGTTGATATGATTAAGAAACAACCTTTAAATTTATCATTTGATTTATGTTGAAAAAATGAAAAAACAATCATTGTTGTACAAAGATGAAGTAATCAAAATGCTTACAATAATTTTATAAAAAGTGAATTTGGAAAGAAAATTTCATCAGAACTAGAATCTTTTGTTGAATACACTTCCAGAGTTGAAAAACTTAATACAACACTTTAA
- a CDS encoding thiamine pyrophosphate-dependent dehydrogenase E1 component subunit alpha gives MKFKYIKPGLVMSDPNEMIRVLDIDGNLIDKNFQSSASRDDLLAMYTNIIRSRQWDLYALTLQKTGRLGTFAPALGEEAALTAIGFAMRKDDWFTPHYRVLSTQLARGVPMEKVYLYWHGSEQGSAYKEGTNVLPAQIVIASQISIGAGVASALKAQGNGAIATTIIGNGGTNEGEFHEGINLASVRNWPLAIVIMNNQWAISVPEHNSYKVKTLSQRAASYDIPGIRVDGNDLLAAYESIKEVYEYIRQGNGPVLVEFVTWRQGQHTTSDDPRVYRSKELEQEKEKWEPIHRIEKYLFDNGILTEELKAKIAEDAQAEAKAAYEASLVSLKNEGFEDIYKYTYETLPTELVEQMEANKRFEK, from the coding sequence ATGAAATTTAAATACATTAAACCTGGTCTAGTTATGTCAGACCCTAATGAAATGATTCGTGTTCTTGACATTGATGGTAATTTAATTGATAAAAATTTCCAATCATCTGCATCAAGAGACGATCTTTTAGCTATGTATACAAACATTATTAGATCACGTCAATGAGACCTTTATGCTTTAACACTACAAAAAACAGGTAGATTAGGTACATTCGCACCTGCACTTGGTGAAGAAGCTGCTTTAACAGCTATTGGTTTTGCAATGAGAAAAGATGACTGATTTACACCTCACTATCGTGTTTTATCAACTCAACTAGCTCGTGGCGTTCCTATGGAAAAAGTATATCTTTACTGACATGGTTCAGAACAAGGTTCTGCATATAAAGAAGGCACAAATGTATTGCCTGCACAAATTGTTATTGCCTCACAAATTTCAATAGGTGCTGGTGTAGCTTCAGCTCTTAAAGCACAAGGAAATGGCGCTATTGCTACAACAATTATTGGTAATGGTGGTACAAACGAAGGTGAATTCCATGAAGGTATTAACTTAGCATCAGTTCGTAACTGACCTCTTGCTATTGTAATAATGAATAACCAATGAGCTATTTCAGTTCCTGAACACAATAGCTACAAAGTTAAAACTCTTTCACAAAGAGCTGCTTCCTATGACATTCCTGGAATTCGTGTTGATGGTAACGACTTACTTGCTGCTTATGAATCAATTAAAGAAGTTTATGAATACATTAGACAAGGAAATGGTCCTGTTTTAGTTGAATTTGTTACATGACGTCAAGGTCAACACACAACAAGTGATGATCCTAGAGTTTATCGTTCAAAAGAACTTGAACAAGAAAAAGAAAAATGAGAACCTATTCACCGTATTGAAAAATACTTATTTGACAATGGTATCTTAACAGAAGAACTTAAAGCTAAAATTGCTGAAGACGCTCAAGCAGAAGCTAAAGCTGCTTATGAAGCATCACTTGTATCTCTTAAAAACGAAGGTTTTGAAGACATTTACAAATACACATATGAAACACTACCTACTGAATTAGTTGAACAAATGGAAGCCAACAAAAGATTCGAAAAATAA
- a CDS encoding tRNA1(Val) (adenine(37)-N6)-methyltransferase, with protein MIKKILKNSLGFDSNLYIYQDKDMFNYSVDTILLGNFIFLNKKITRMLEIGTNNAALSIFISERSKDLKIDAIEIQEEAANLAIKNVLMNNKENSINVTCQDFNVFYKKHTKNSLPKYHSIVCNPPFYVYDKSKVSKKINEQMLIATHEIKLNLEQIILGSSKIIDQKGYLTLVIPTERLVDCFYLMRKYNFEPKRVQFIIPRVDDKPKLVLVESRFQAGWGVHFLPNLYLHDNKNKNNHEYLDSIKELYKPIKIREE; from the coding sequence ATGATTAAAAAAATTTTAAAAAATTCTCTTGGTTTTGATTCAAATTTATATATTTATCAAGACAAGGATATGTTTAATTACTCTGTTGATACAATTCTACTTGGGAACTTTATTTTTTTGAACAAAAAAATAACAAGGATGTTGGAAATTGGCACCAACAATGCTGCTCTAAGCATATTTATTTCCGAAAGAAGTAAAGACTTAAAGATTGATGCAATTGAAATACAAGAAGAGGCAGCTAATTTAGCTATAAAAAACGTTTTAATGAACAATAAAGAAAACTCAATAAATGTTACTTGCCAAGATTTCAATGTTTTTTATAAAAAGCACACTAAAAATTCATTACCAAAATATCATTCAATAGTATGTAACCCTCCTTTTTATGTTTATGATAAATCAAAAGTTAGCAAAAAAATTAATGAACAAATGTTAATTGCAACACATGAAATAAAATTGAACTTGGAACAAATTATTTTAGGTTCTTCAAAGATAATTGATCAAAAAGGATACTTAACATTAGTTATTCCAACAGAAAGATTAGTTGACTGTTTTTATCTAATGCGAAAATACAATTTTGAGCCAAAAAGAGTTCAATTTATAATACCAAGAGTTGATGATAAACCTAAACTTGTTCTCGTAGAAAGTAGATTTCAAGCTGGTTGGGGAGTGCATTTTTTACCTAATTTATATTTGCATGATAATAAAAACAAAAATAATCATGAGTACTTAGATTCAATTAAAGAGTTATACAAACCTATAAAAATAAGAGAGGAATAA
- the rpsF gene encoding 30S ribosomal protein S6 — MNKYEIMLIVDPAVDALMATNVVESVFDKKYISKAEKMENTTLAYPINKSTKAQYMIYNLEAESSLIAEFVRKANIAKFIWRHMIINLDSEKGFGKSKKAYKTRIAKDARTFSKTAGTRQLVENLEKAVSTKSPKTATVKKPAAKN; from the coding sequence ATGAACAAATATGAAATTATGTTAATCGTTGATCCTGCGGTTGACGCTCTTATGGCGACAAATGTAGTTGAATCAGTGTTTGACAAAAAATACATAAGCAAGGCTGAAAAAATGGAAAATACAACCCTTGCTTACCCAATCAATAAATCTACAAAAGCTCAATACATGATCTACAACCTTGAAGCTGAAAGCTCATTGATTGCTGAATTTGTGCGTAAAGCAAATATCGCTAAATTTATTTGAAGACATATGATAATCAACCTTGATAGCGAAAAAGGTTTTGGGAAATCTAAAAAAGCTTATAAAACAAGAATTGCTAAAGACGCAAGAACATTTTCAAAAACAGCTGGTACAAGACAATTAGTTGAAAATCTTGAAAAAGCAGTTTCAACAAAAAGTCCAAAAACAGCAACTGTTAAAAAACCTGCTGCAAAAAATTAA
- a CDS encoding HAD-IIB family hydrolase translates to MKTKIFSYDLDGTLLMSNNKVHEDTKKAFIEVHKKHGINVLNTGRGLIKVLPLLDEFKGIDFFICSNGCLIYDVAKKTYKIVGKLNPEVFELMYEYAKNNNLIITLDTSDFNGTYIPKNDSGELPSWIKGQDIMDFSRVNVSNYETMHKVANDPNNIITQVAIRNPRHIAPETTKYFDNLFKNKYSVYLTNSIYTDVNPLGVSKWNGLKAFLEIYDLKDSTIYAFGDSGNDVEMLKNSHFGYAMGNATSDAKEVAYEVIGDYNTGAIGHKLNEIINNN, encoded by the coding sequence ATGAAAACAAAAATATTTTCATATGATCTTGATGGAACTTTACTAATGAGCAATAATAAAGTTCATGAAGACACTAAAAAAGCATTTATAGAAGTTCATAAAAAACATGGTATTAATGTTTTGAACACAGGACGCGGGCTAATCAAAGTTTTACCTCTTTTAGATGAATTCAAGGGTATTGATTTTTTCATTTGTTCTAATGGGTGTTTAATTTATGACGTTGCCAAAAAAACCTATAAAATAGTTGGAAAGTTAAATCCAGAAGTATTTGAATTGATGTATGAATATGCAAAGAATAATAATTTAATTATAACACTTGATACTTCTGATTTTAATGGAACTTATATCCCAAAAAATGATTCCGGTGAATTGCCTTCTTGAATTAAAGGGCAAGATATAATGGACTTTAGTAGAGTAAATGTTTCAAATTATGAAACAATGCATAAAGTTGCCAATGATCCCAATAACATAATTACCCAAGTTGCAATTAGAAATCCAAGACATATTGCACCAGAAACAACCAAATATTTTGACAATTTATTCAAAAATAAATACTCTGTTTATCTAACTAATTCAATTTATACAGATGTTAACCCTCTTGGTGTTTCTAAATGAAATGGTTTAAAAGCATTTTTAGAAATTTATGATCTCAAAGATAGTACAATTTATGCTTTTGGTGATTCAGGAAATGATGTAGAAATGCTAAAGAATTCCCATTTTGGATATGCAATGGGAAATGCAACTAGTGATGCTAAAGAAGTTGCTTATGAAGTTATAGGGGACTATAACACAGGAGCAATTGGACATAAATTAAACGAGATAATTAATAATAACTAA
- the rnr gene encoding ribonuclease R: MIDQKNILDFIKKNPNTTFNNLARKLKIPANSNKILTKALLSLMDQNLISNNKKDSTYIALKKIKTIKGEFHIVGEGRFGFVDTGDILNNEKESYFVIGNDFNTAMNGDIVYANVYEPITTNNDAKKIAKITEIIERRCINIVGVLDYSTGYVTFKPTEAAHKNINFKIRNMLPEARVLDVVVAKIIDYSNKFKEIDIIKKITNINDPMAYVKSLEVTRNVPEDFPTEVYDYVNKNIPDSIKNEDLSNRLDLRNELIVTIDGSSTKDFDDAINVKKIDENTYELGVHIADVAYYVKENTPLDEEALKRGTSIYLLDKVVPMLPFKLSNGICSLNPNEDRLTISAICKIDLNGNNISINVVPSVIRSKHRLTYERVNDFINKNKKFDNKELDEMLKNSYELSTILRNYKNKQGYIDFEIDEPDIELDKDGRVVDIKVKPSGESEKMIEDFMVRANEAVATWITQNKLPMMYRVHESPGDEKLDYFLNVLDLVGIKINLDRRKISPVSFQKVIKQINEQRNDTFLKMLFLRTMQKAVYSPNNIGHFGLASDCYCHFTSPIRRYPDVIVHRILWEFLFKPKNNKNIEDFASKLDKIASMNSTSEQNAVQLERDVNDLKFAEYYKNKLHSEFDAQVFSITKFGMFVQFSNLTDALIHASNIGNGDFVSNEHGTILYSKENPKKNFKLGQKVRVVIINADETTGKVDCVLVDDYYNYLNKKANNNKNLK; encoded by the coding sequence ATGATTGATCAAAAAAATATTTTAGATTTTATAAAGAAAAACCCAAATACAACATTTAATAATCTAGCAAGAAAATTAAAAATCCCAGCTAACTCAAATAAAATACTAACAAAAGCTTTGCTTTCTTTAATGGATCAAAATTTAATTTCAAATAACAAAAAAGATTCTACATATATTGCTCTTAAAAAAATTAAAACTATCAAAGGTGAATTTCATATAGTTGGTGAAGGGCGTTTTGGCTTTGTTGATACTGGTGATATTTTAAATAATGAAAAAGAGTCGTATTTTGTTATTGGAAACGATTTTAATACAGCAATGAATGGTGACATTGTTTATGCAAATGTTTATGAACCAATAACAACAAATAACGATGCAAAAAAAATAGCAAAAATTACAGAAATAATTGAAAGAAGATGCATAAATATTGTGGGTGTTCTTGACTATTCAACAGGCTACGTGACATTCAAACCAACTGAAGCTGCTCATAAAAATATAAATTTTAAGATTAGAAATATGCTTCCAGAAGCTAGAGTTTTAGATGTTGTTGTTGCAAAAATTATTGACTATAGTAATAAATTCAAAGAAATTGACATCATTAAAAAAATAACAAACATTAATGATCCTATGGCTTATGTTAAATCTCTGGAAGTGACAAGAAATGTCCCAGAAGATTTTCCTACTGAAGTTTATGATTATGTAAATAAAAATATTCCAGATTCAATTAAAAATGAGGATTTATCAAATAGGCTTGACTTAAGAAATGAATTAATTGTAACAATAGACGGATCAAGTACTAAGGATTTTGATGATGCTATAAATGTCAAAAAAATTGACGAAAATACCTATGAATTAGGTGTTCACATTGCAGATGTAGCTTACTATGTTAAAGAAAACACACCGCTTGATGAAGAAGCGCTTAAACGTGGAACAAGTATTTATTTACTTGATAAAGTTGTCCCAATGTTGCCTTTTAAACTATCAAATGGAATTTGTTCTTTAAATCCAAATGAGGATAGATTAACAATTAGCGCCATTTGCAAAATAGACTTAAATGGCAATAATATTAGCATTAATGTTGTGCCTTCTGTAATTAGATCAAAGCATAGACTAACATACGAAAGAGTAAATGATTTTATTAACAAAAATAAAAAATTTGACAATAAAGAGTTAGATGAAATGTTAAAAAATTCGTATGAATTATCAACTATTTTAAGAAATTACAAGAATAAACAAGGTTATATTGATTTTGAAATTGATGAACCAGATATTGAGCTCGATAAAGATGGAAGAGTTGTAGATATTAAAGTGAAACCTAGTGGCGAATCTGAAAAAATGATTGAAGATTTCATGGTTAGAGCAAATGAAGCTGTTGCTACATGAATAACTCAAAATAAATTGCCAATGATGTATCGTGTTCATGAATCACCAGGAGATGAAAAATTAGATTATTTTTTAAATGTTTTAGACCTAGTCGGAATAAAAATAAATCTTGATAGAAGAAAAATTTCTCCTGTTTCATTTCAAAAAGTTATAAAACAAATCAATGAACAGAGGAATGATACTTTTTTGAAAATGCTATTTTTAAGAACCATGCAAAAAGCTGTTTACTCACCTAATAATATTGGTCATTTTGGTCTTGCAAGTGATTGTTATTGCCACTTTACTAGTCCCATAAGAAGATATCCTGATGTTATTGTGCATAGAATTTTATGAGAATTTCTATTTAAACCAAAAAATAATAAAAATATAGAAGATTTTGCTTCAAAACTTGACAAAATAGCTTCTATGAATTCAACATCAGAGCAAAATGCTGTTCAACTTGAAAGAGATGTAAATGATCTAAAATTTGCTGAGTACTATAAAAACAAATTGCATTCTGAATTTGACGCTCAAGTATTTAGCATCACAAAATTTGGTATGTTTGTCCAATTTTCTAACTTAACAGATGCGCTTATTCATGCATCTAATATTGGTAATGGTGATTTTGTTTCTAATGAACACGGCACAATTTTATATTCAAAAGAAAATCCAAAGAAAAATTTTAAATTGGGTCAAAAAGTTAGAGTTGTCATTATTAATGCAGACGAAACTACCGGAAAAGTTGATTGTGTTCTAGTAGATGATTACTATAATTACTTAAATAAAAAAGCAAATAACAATAAAAATTTAAAATAG
- a CDS encoding single-stranded DNA-binding protein, whose amino-acid sequence MNKVLLVGWIASDIKLEKTKSNVKYARCSIALRKPGLNDYVDYISLVAWDKIAEYMQKNIKKGSLVSLEGALSTNQYKIDEKIVKQTNVVVKSINLLINNRSNDNPSVNDKNEFDLEQDIILIED is encoded by the coding sequence ATGAATAAAGTTTTACTTGTTGGTTGAATTGCATCTGATATAAAGTTGGAAAAAACGAAAAGTAATGTTAAGTATGCTCGTTGTAGTATAGCATTGCGGAAACCAGGTTTAAATGATTATGTTGATTATATTTCACTTGTTGCATGAGACAAAATTGCTGAATATATGCAAAAAAATATAAAAAAAGGGTCTCTTGTTTCATTAGAAGGAGCATTATCAACTAATCAATATAAAATTGATGAAAAAATTGTTAAACAAACAAATGTAGTTGTAAAAAGTATTAATTTACTAATCAATAACAGAAGCAATGATAACCCAAGCGTAAATGATAAAAATGAATTTGATCTTGAACAGGATATTATTCTGATTGAAGATTAA
- the secG gene encoding preprotein translocase subunit SecG yields MEPKAIISIFLAIISIIAIIVSLLMSPDSNGFSGALVGSGDLELFKTSKERGFKKVLKWLMIACGLLLMLLSIICWAVK; encoded by the coding sequence ATGGAACCTAAGGCAATAATCTCAATTTTTTTAGCTATTATTTCAATAATTGCTATCATAGTTTCGCTATTAATGTCTCCAGATTCAAATGGTTTCTCTGGCGCTCTTGTTGGTTCTGGCGACTTAGAACTTTTTAAAACTTCAAAAGAAAGGGGATTTAAAAAAGTCCTTAAGTGATTAATGATAGCATGTGGACTACTTTTAATGCTTCTTTCAATCATTTGTTGGGCAGTTAAATAA
- a CDS encoding zinc-dependent alcohol dehydrogenase — MKQIPTKMKAFVVTEPKKWSIQEVEVPKPKYKEVLIEMETSGICHTDLHAANYDWLVEPKYPLIPGHEGIGKVVALGEGCTRLKIGDRVCLAWLHDACGYCEFCLTGRETLCPNQNMSAYTKDGSFAEYAIGHEDFVGIVPSKLDLITGAPVVCAGVTTYKALKQTKSKAGNFVAVIGVGGLGQIAIQYAVAMGYRAIGIDLADEKCELALKSGAEFAHNSAKDPDFINKIIEETNGGVHAVVNTSVHPSAAEQGMAMLRRGGRQVLVGLPAKDKFGKDDFKVSIFWSVLFERELAGSIVGTRQDLAEALEYAAEGKVKSEVTKVVKLDEVADIFDKLQKGEFLGRAVIDFRK, encoded by the coding sequence ATGAAACAAATTCCAACAAAAATGAAGGCTTTTGTAGTAACAGAACCTAAAAAATGAAGCATTCAAGAAGTGGAAGTTCCAAAACCAAAATACAAAGAAGTATTAATTGAAATGGAAACATCAGGCATTTGCCACACTGACTTACATGCGGCAAATTATGATTGATTGGTAGAACCTAAATATCCTCTTATTCCAGGACATGAAGGTATTGGTAAGGTTGTTGCCCTTGGTGAAGGATGTACAAGACTAAAAATTGGTGATAGAGTATGTTTAGCTTGATTACATGATGCATGTGGATATTGTGAATTCTGTTTAACAGGTAGAGAAACACTTTGTCCAAATCAAAACATGTCAGCTTACACAAAAGATGGATCATTTGCTGAATATGCAATTGGTCATGAAGACTTTGTTGGTATTGTACCTTCAAAACTTGATCTAATTACAGGCGCTCCAGTTGTATGTGCTGGTGTAACAACATACAAAGCGTTAAAACAAACAAAATCTAAGGCAGGAAACTTTGTAGCCGTTATTGGAGTTGGAGGGCTTGGACAAATAGCTATTCAATATGCAGTTGCTATGGGTTATAGAGCTATAGGTATCGATTTAGCAGATGAAAAATGTGAATTGGCTCTTAAATCAGGCGCAGAATTTGCACATAACTCAGCTAAAGATCCTGATTTTATCAATAAAATTATAGAAGAAACAAATGGTGGTGTACATGCTGTTGTAAACACTTCAGTACATCCTTCAGCAGCTGAACAAGGTATGGCTATGCTTCGTAGAGGTGGTAGACAAGTACTAGTTGGTCTTCCAGCAAAAGATAAATTTGGTAAAGACGACTTTAAAGTGTCAATTTTCTGATCAGTATTATTTGAAAGAGAATTAGCTGGTTCAATTGTTGGTACAAGACAAGATCTTGCAGAAGCTCTTGAATATGCAGCAGAAGGCAAGGTTAAATCTGAAGTTACAAAAGTTGTTAAATTAGATGAAGTTGCTGATATTTTCGATAAATTACAAAAAGGCGAATTTCTTGGTCGTGCCGTTATCGATTTTAGAAAATAG
- the rpsR gene encoding 30S ribosomal protein S18, whose product MANFKKNKKGRSFKRRCELCELRVEYVDYKNVDFISKFINGVGQIKARSNSGSCAKHQRKIANAIKRARFMALIPYTMERIRVLSAPSSAVKKEAAPKKAA is encoded by the coding sequence ATGGCTAACTTTAAGAAAAACAAAAAAGGCAGAAGTTTTAAAAGAAGATGTGAACTTTGTGAATTAAGAGTTGAATATGTTGATTATAAAAATGTTGATTTCATTTCTAAATTTATCAATGGTGTAGGTCAAATTAAAGCACGTTCAAATTCTGGAAGTTGTGCAAAACATCAAAGAAAAATTGCTAATGCAATTAAAAGAGCTCGTTTTATGGCGCTTATTCCATATACAATGGAACGTATTCGTGTATTATCAGCTCCATCATCAGCTGTTAAAAAAGAAGCTGCACCTAAAAAAGCTGCTTAA
- a CDS encoding DNA-processing protein DprA — protein sequence MNDLLIYLSILYTGNNFEIYKALKNGKKIDINLISEEIKKIKQAGVETLTIFDENYPKGLKELKYSPFVIYYKGNIDLLKENMVSLTGDVDSDLTSENIKNTCKILAKKSVLLTNSFKNLDEKIIKEFKKHNAKIIYLLAEGISKKWDEIDKKNELCISIYPPNAHPKLKYFKERNVLNAALSNFLIIFSSKKNSGIINLANCFANMGKEVYCYPSIDYEDGNNFLIKSGANLLTHIGDVSYY from the coding sequence ATGAATGATTTGTTAATATATTTATCTATTTTATATACTGGAAACAATTTTGAAATTTACAAAGCTTTGAAAAATGGAAAGAAAATTGATATAAATTTAATCTCAGAAGAGATAAAAAAAATTAAGCAAGCAGGAGTTGAAACGCTTACTATATTTGATGAAAATTATCCAAAAGGGCTAAAGGAATTAAAATACTCACCATTTGTTATTTACTATAAAGGAAATATAGATTTATTAAAAGAAAACATGGTTTCATTAACTGGAGATGTTGATAGTGATCTAACTAGTGAAAATATAAAAAATACATGTAAAATTTTGGCAAAAAAGTCTGTTTTATTGACAAATAGTTTTAAAAATTTAGATGAAAAAATTATTAAGGAATTTAAAAAACATAATGCAAAAATAATATATTTGTTAGCAGAAGGGATTAGCAAAAAGTGAGATGAAATTGATAAAAAAAATGAGCTTTGCATAAGTATTTATCCACCCAATGCTCATCCTAAATTAAAGTATTTCAAGGAGAGAAATGTTCTAAATGCAGCTTTATCAAACTTTTTGATAATTTTTAGCTCAAAGAAAAATTCGGGAATAATTAATTTAGCAAATTGTTTTGCAAATATGGGCAAAGAGGTTTATTGCTATCCAAGCATAGACTATGAAGATGGCAACAATTTTCTTATAAAATCTGGTGCAAATTTGCTAACACATATAGGAGATGTTAGTTATTATTAA
- the metG gene encoding methionine--tRNA ligase: protein MKKTCFVTTPIYYASGPLHLGHIYCTTVAKTISNYKKIMGYDVKFLTGSDEHGQKIEQKAKLNNKSPKEYVDDLVLSYKDVWKKWHIDYDYFSRTTSAEHIESVSDIFELFLQKGLIYRDKYNGLYSVEDEEFLTESQATKKDDEFFHPVSGHKLINVSEDSYFFDINRFITWWKNEIVENPDFLSPQKILSEVNKNFINEGIENLSVTRQHIKWGIPVKSDSKHILYVWLDALFNYITALGYSPNNKGQDYIKYWENGNEIIHIIGKEISRFHFIYWPIFCKALNIKIPSKIYAHGLLRDKDGRKMSKSLNNVIDPDYLLNKYDHEMVKYYLTSQIIFGEDGNFSEEKLIDTVNSDLVNNYGNLISRTLKMISNSFPNGLFYRKNSKKEHIDIEQKIESFSNNFISFMEDFKIDKALSSAMKLSDALNKYIDELKPWLLKNDSEKDELESILIRLLHGIYAISWGLQIVIPEQIKNVAKALNVETFELDKITDMKKFDNHKMTDKFILYSRIKK from the coding sequence ATGAAAAAAACTTGTTTTGTGACAACTCCTATATATTATGCATCTGGTCCACTTCATCTTGGACATATTTATTGCACAACTGTTGCTAAAACAATATCTAATTACAAAAAAATAATGGGTTATGATGTAAAGTTCTTAACTGGTAGTGATGAACATGGACAAAAAATTGAACAAAAAGCTAAATTAAATAATAAAAGCCCAAAAGAGTATGTTGATGATCTAGTTCTTTCTTATAAAGATGTATGAAAAAAATGACACATTGACTATGATTATTTTAGCAGAACGACAAGTGCTGAACATATTGAATCAGTAAGCGATATTTTTGAATTATTTTTACAAAAAGGACTTATTTACAGAGATAAATATAATGGATTATATTCTGTAGAAGATGAAGAATTTTTAACTGAAAGCCAAGCCACAAAAAAAGATGATGAGTTTTTTCACCCAGTAAGCGGACATAAATTAATTAATGTTTCTGAAGATAGCTACTTTTTTGATATCAATAGGTTTATTACATGATGAAAAAACGAAATTGTTGAAAATCCAGATTTCCTAAGTCCTCAAAAAATTCTTTCTGAAGTTAATAAAAATTTTATTAATGAAGGAATTGAAAATTTATCTGTGACTCGCCAACACATAAAATGAGGAATTCCAGTAAAAAGTGACTCAAAGCACATATTGTATGTTTGACTTGATGCTTTATTTAATTACATAACAGCTTTAGGCTATAGTCCAAACAATAAAGGTCAGGACTATATAAAATATTGAGAAAATGGAAATGAAATAATACATATAATAGGTAAAGAAATTTCTAGATTCCACTTTATTTATTGACCTATTTTTTGTAAGGCGCTCAACATAAAAATACCATCAAAAATTTATGCTCATGGTTTGCTTAGAGATAAAGATGGAAGAAAAATGTCAAAATCGCTTAATAATGTAATTGATCCAGATTACCTTCTAAACAAGTATGATCATGAAATGGTGAAATATTATTTAACATCTCAAATAATATTCGGTGAAGATGGTAATTTTAGTGAAGAAAAACTAATAGATACAGTGAATTCTGATCTTGTTAATAATTATGGGAATTTAATATCAAGAACTTTAAAAATGATTTCTAACTCATTTCCAAATGGCCTATTTTATAGAAAAAATAGCAAAAAAGAACATATTGATATTGAACAAAAAATTGAATCATTCAGCAATAATTTTATTTCATTTATGGAAGATTTTAAAATTGATAAAGCTTTATCATCTGCTATGAAATTATCTGATGCACTAAATAAATATATTGATGAATTAAAACCATGATTATTAAAAAATGATTCTGAAAAAGATGAGCTAGAATCAATTCTTATAAGATTGCTTCATGGAATTTATGCAATATCTTGAGGATTGCAAATTGTTATTCCTGAACAAATAAAAAATGTTGCAAAAGCTTTGAATGTTGAAACTTTTGAACTTGATAAAATCACAGATATGAAGAAATTTGATAATCACAAAATGACTGATAAATTTATTCTATACTCTAGAATTAAAAAATAA
- a CDS encoding L-threonylcarbamoyladenylate synthase, whose translation MDFDQIFICTTDTVTGLGGPVNQNTLDCIYHLKNRPLSKKVMILVGSIEQARKFKQWNDKADKFALKYWPGAYSLVINNQGFRMPNNDKLCEFLTKNGPMYVTSANISGEEPINIEDAHKIFPTVKNIYNFGQGSEEASKIFDLDTNKWLR comes from the coding sequence ATGGATTTTGATCAAATATTTATATGTACAACAGACACCGTAACAGGTCTTGGTGGACCAGTTAATCAAAATACATTAGATTGTATTTATCACCTTAAAAATAGGCCTTTAAGCAAAAAAGTTATGATACTGGTTGGTTCAATTGAACAAGCTAGAAAATTTAAACAATGAAATGATAAAGCAGATAAATTTGCACTTAAATATTGACCTGGAGCTTATTCACTTGTTATTAATAATCAAGGTTTTAGAATGCCTAATAATGATAAATTATGTGAATTTTTAACTAAAAATGGTCCAATGTATGTTACTAGCGCAAATATATCTGGCGAAGAACCAATTAATATAGAGGATGCTCATAAAATTTTCCCTACTGTTAAAAATATATATAACTTTGGACAAGGTTCTGAAGAAGCTAGCAAAATATTTGATTTAGATACTAATAAATGATTAAGATAA